The Candidatus Auribacterota bacterium genome has a window encoding:
- a CDS encoding iron-sulfur cluster assembly scaffold protein, translated as MSRKIKYRYSPVILEHSEHPLNSGVIEKPDGTGASGNLDSGDGLRMYIRVKDGVITEARCTAVGCGVIIAAGSILTELIKGKTLENILRISSDDIAAALGGVPHSKRHCTALAEEAMRAAISDYRIRCTPQGHSPVPLP; from the coding sequence ATGAGCAGGAAGATCAAATATCGCTATAGCCCCGTCATTCTTGAGCACTCTGAGCATCCATTGAACAGTGGGGTAATAGAAAAGCCCGATGGGACCGGCGCCTCTGGCAATCTCGATTCCGGCGATGGTCTGCGAATGTATATCCGGGTCAAGGATGGGGTTATTACTGAGGCACGCTGCACAGCGGTCGGTTGCGGCGTGATAATTGCCGCCGGTTCCATACTGACGGAACTGATCAAAGGGAAAACGCTCGAAAACATTCTTCGAATCTCCAGCGATGACATCGCCGCAGCCCTCGGCGGGGTTCCACACTCAAAGCGCCACTGCACTGCGCTCGCGGAAGAGGCTATGAGGGCAGCTATTTCTGATTACAGAATCAGGTGCACCCCACAAGGTCACTCCCCCGTGCCCCTCCCATAA